A region from the Acyrthosiphon pisum isolate AL4f chromosome A1, pea_aphid_22Mar2018_4r6ur, whole genome shotgun sequence genome encodes:
- the LOC100164126 gene encoding LETM1 domain-containing protein 1 isoform X1 — protein MKYMISMYRCYAATNFRLLNFENRTYKNIRFFKNSVVLQLPSKEPLKTDTKVPAFTSGSGVDYDNPCLQSTEKKNASLNNTDVTHDNKLDNKQNINETLNDSNFTMRLVKRIEKWSPSTAKYARLSVFGTKYLYKDILVLLSAFNKYYSSDLSLLTYAELEVKYRLPSQLFGLTPILIFCNIPFLDLLIFPIAFMFPKYLLSEHFWTDEQIKEYWVKDQQNNFEHNMRVFEHLSLMAEECSDDMLLKWFRVIECLKAGNVAPVEDIIQAIPVFTMFPYNFSSLPPQHIKVLLKMYNIHRGWGRRLRLKKLAQYIQLMDKAIESEGGPDKLNDRQLKWACLFRGLSPFSSSRETLVLYLQDWIKISSKIDNDSLSFILHCQVLLALNRPENDILKKTE, from the exons ATGAAGTACATGATCAGCATGTATCGGTGCTATGCTGCTACTAATTTCAGATTgttgaattttgaaaacagaaCGTACAAGAACATTCGATTTTTCAA gaATTCAGTGGTTTTGCAATTACCAAGCAAGGAACCACTGAAAACAGATACAAAAGTTCCGGCTTTTACAAGTGGCAGTGGTGTTGATTATGATAACCCATGTTTACAATCTACTGAAAAGAAAAATGCTTCTTTAAATAACACTGATGTTACGCATGATAATAAATtagacaataaacaaaatattaacgaGACCTTAAACGATAGTAACTTCACAATGCGACTTGTTAAAAGGATTGAAAAATGGTCGCCATCTACAGCAAAATATGCAAGACTGAGTGTTTTTGGGACTAAA TATCTATACAAAGATATTCTAGTGTTACTATCagcttttaataaatattatagttctgATTTGTCGTTATTAACTTATGCCGAGTTGGAGGTGAAGTATAGGTTGCCATCACAACTTTTTGGTTTGACACCAATcctaattttttgtaatataccaTTTCTTGATTTGCTTATATTTCCAATAGc gTTCATGTTTCCTAAGTATTTGTTATCTGAACATTTTTGGACAGATGAACAAATTAAAGAGTATTGGGTAAAAGATCAACAGAACAATTTTGAACATAACATGAGAGTTTTTGA GCATTTGAGTTTAATGGCTGAAGAATGTTCAGATGATATGCTTTTGAAATGGTTTCGTGTGATTGAATGTCTAAAAGCAGGAAACGTGGCCCCAGTAGAAGACATAATTCAAGCCATCCCAGTTTTTACTATGTTCCCGTATAATTTTAGCTCCTTACCTCCTCAACATATT aaagtgctattgaaaatgtacaacatacacCGTGGATGGGGAAGAAGATTGAGGTTGAAGAAATTAGCACAGTACATACAATTAATGGATAAGGCAATAGAATCTGAAGGTGGACcagataaattaaatgataGGCAATTAAAATGG GCGTGCTTATTTAGAGGCTTGAGCCCTTTTTCATCATCTAGAGAAACACTTGTCCTATACTTACAAGACTGGATAAAGATCTCCTCGAAAATAGACAACGATTCACTCAGCTTTATACTCCATTGCCAGGTTTTATTGGCATTAAATCGACCAGAAAATGACATACTAAAGAAGACTGAATAA
- the LOC100164126 gene encoding LETM1 domain-containing protein 1 isoform X2, with protein sequence MRLVKRIEKWSPSTAKYARLSVFGTKYLYKDILVLLSAFNKYYSSDLSLLTYAELEVKYRLPSQLFGLTPILIFCNIPFLDLLIFPIAFMFPKYLLSEHFWTDEQIKEYWVKDQQNNFEHNMRVFEHLSLMAEECSDDMLLKWFRVIECLKAGNVAPVEDIIQAIPVFTMFPYNFSSLPPQHIKVLLKMYNIHRGWGRRLRLKKLAQYIQLMDKAIESEGGPDKLNDRQLKWACLFRGLSPFSSSRETLVLYLQDWIKISSKIDNDSLSFILHCQVLLALNRPENDILKKTE encoded by the exons ATGCGACTTGTTAAAAGGATTGAAAAATGGTCGCCATCTACAGCAAAATATGCAAGACTGAGTGTTTTTGGGACTAAA TATCTATACAAAGATATTCTAGTGTTACTATCagcttttaataaatattatagttctgATTTGTCGTTATTAACTTATGCCGAGTTGGAGGTGAAGTATAGGTTGCCATCACAACTTTTTGGTTTGACACCAATcctaattttttgtaatataccaTTTCTTGATTTGCTTATATTTCCAATAGc gTTCATGTTTCCTAAGTATTTGTTATCTGAACATTTTTGGACAGATGAACAAATTAAAGAGTATTGGGTAAAAGATCAACAGAACAATTTTGAACATAACATGAGAGTTTTTGA GCATTTGAGTTTAATGGCTGAAGAATGTTCAGATGATATGCTTTTGAAATGGTTTCGTGTGATTGAATGTCTAAAAGCAGGAAACGTGGCCCCAGTAGAAGACATAATTCAAGCCATCCCAGTTTTTACTATGTTCCCGTATAATTTTAGCTCCTTACCTCCTCAACATATT aaagtgctattgaaaatgtacaacatacacCGTGGATGGGGAAGAAGATTGAGGTTGAAGAAATTAGCACAGTACATACAATTAATGGATAAGGCAATAGAATCTGAAGGTGGACcagataaattaaatgataGGCAATTAAAATGG GCGTGCTTATTTAGAGGCTTGAGCCCTTTTTCATCATCTAGAGAAACACTTGTCCTATACTTACAAGACTGGATAAAGATCTCCTCGAAAATAGACAACGATTCACTCAGCTTTATACTCCATTGCCAGGTTTTATTGGCATTAAATCGACCAGAAAATGACATACTAAAGAAGACTGAATAA